One region of Termitidicoccus mucosus genomic DNA includes:
- a CDS encoding amino acid ABC transporter permease, with translation MDYIFKILPPLLEGSATTLKLFFVTLILSVPLGLLLALLRISRFRTVSLAVNGYIWLMRGTPLMLQMLFIYFALPFVPVVGVRLPDFPAAIVAFALNYAAYFAEIFRAGIQSIDKGQYEGAKVLGFSYPQTMRRIVLPQVIKRILPPMSNETITLVKDTSLIYILALNDLLRAARGLVQRDFTTSPFIVAALFYLLMTLVLTWGFQRLEKRYAAYD, from the coding sequence ATGGATTACATATTCAAGATTCTGCCGCCGCTTCTTGAGGGCAGCGCGACCACGCTCAAGCTGTTTTTCGTCACGCTGATCTTGTCCGTGCCCCTGGGATTGCTGCTGGCGTTGCTGCGCATTTCCCGTTTCCGCACCGTCAGTCTGGCCGTGAACGGATACATCTGGCTCATGCGCGGCACACCGCTGATGCTGCAAATGCTGTTTATCTATTTCGCGCTGCCCTTTGTGCCGGTCGTTGGCGTGCGGTTGCCCGATTTCCCGGCGGCGATTGTCGCATTCGCGCTGAATTACGCCGCTTATTTCGCCGAGATTTTCCGCGCAGGCATCCAATCCATCGACAAGGGCCAATACGAGGGCGCGAAGGTGCTCGGATTCAGTTATCCGCAGACTATGCGGCGCATCGTGCTGCCCCAGGTGATCAAGCGCATCCTGCCGCCGATGAGCAACGAGACCATCACGCTGGTCAAGGATACCTCGCTCATCTACATCCTCGCGCTCAATGATCTGCTCCGCGCCGCGCGCGGGCTCGTGCAACGCGATTTCACCACCTCTCCGTTCATCGTGGCGGCACTTTTTTATCTGCTCATGACCCTCGTGCTCACATGGGGCTTCCAGCGTCTGGAAAAACGTTATGCCGCTTATGACTAA
- a CDS encoding amino acid ABC transporter ATP-binding protein: MIETRDVRKNFGALEVLKGVSLRLEKGEIAAIIGPSGSGKSTFLRCLNHLETIDRGRIDIEGENLVATDQAGACRYVRESEVRRICARMGMVFQHFNLFPHMTVLENVIEAPITVKGMRRADILPKAEALLNKVGLWDKRDSYPSHVSGGQKQRAAIARALAMEPDIMLFDEPTSALDPELTGEVLRTMRQLADERMTMLVVTHEMAFAREVANTVVFMDQGEIIESKPAVEFFKNPEHRRTRAFLESML; the protein is encoded by the coding sequence ATGATCGAGACGCGTGACGTCCGCAAAAACTTTGGCGCGCTCGAAGTGCTGAAAGGCGTTTCACTGCGTCTGGAGAAAGGCGAAATCGCCGCCATCATCGGACCGTCCGGCTCGGGCAAGAGCACGTTTCTCCGCTGCCTCAATCATCTCGAAACCATCGACCGGGGACGCATCGACATAGAGGGCGAAAATCTTGTCGCCACCGACCAGGCGGGGGCCTGCCGCTATGTGCGCGAATCCGAGGTGCGCCGTATCTGCGCGCGCATGGGCATGGTGTTTCAGCATTTCAACCTTTTCCCCCACATGACCGTGTTGGAAAACGTGATCGAGGCCCCCATCACCGTAAAGGGCATGCGTCGCGCCGATATTCTGCCCAAGGCAGAGGCATTGCTCAACAAGGTCGGCCTGTGGGACAAGCGCGACAGCTACCCGTCGCATGTCTCCGGCGGACAAAAACAGCGTGCCGCCATCGCACGCGCGCTGGCGATGGAGCCCGACATCATGCTTTTCGATGAGCCGACTTCCGCGCTGGATCCCGAGCTAACTGGCGAGGTGTTGCGCACGATGAGACAGCTTGCGGACGAACGCATGACGATGCTCGTGGTTACGCACGAGATGGCCTTCGCCCGCGAGGTGGCCAACACCGTGGTTTTCATGGATCAGGGCGAAATCATCGAGTCCAAACCGGCCGTCGAGTTTTTCAAGAATCCGGAACACCGCCGCACCCGGGCCTTTCTGGAAAGCATGCTGTAG
- a CDS encoding ExbD/TolR family protein: MAGGGAHKGDGPKRARIEIIPLIDVIFFLLATFVLFTLSLNKSNGLNVSLPSTKNSVPRDPTNTVTISITEEDTVGWEKDQITLQEFIQRLSARVAEVGPQNAVFLINADENAKYSSARYVFEQISNAGVTRVMVETRIMPPGEEIF, encoded by the coding sequence ATGGCTGGCGGCGGAGCACATAAAGGCGACGGACCAAAAAGAGCGCGCATCGAGATTATTCCCCTGATCGATGTCATCTTCTTTCTCCTCGCGACATTCGTTTTGTTTACCCTCTCGTTGAACAAGTCCAACGGCTTGAACGTCAGTCTGCCCTCGACCAAAAACAGCGTGCCGCGCGACCCGACAAACACCGTCACGATTTCCATCACCGAGGAGGACACCGTCGGTTGGGAAAAAGACCAGATCACATTGCAGGAGTTTATACAAAGGCTGTCCGCGCGGGTGGCCGAGGTGGGCCCGCAAAACGCGGTCTTCCTTATAAACGCGGATGAAAATGCCAAGTATAGTTCGGCGCGTTACGTTTTTGAGCAGATTAGCAACGCGGGCGTCACCAGAGTGATGGTGGAAACGCGCATCATGCCGCCCGGCGAGGAGATTTTCTAA
- a CDS encoding MotA/TolQ/ExbB proton channel family protein has translation MWPILITSFVCFTVAIERAIFIIREMISRQPEVVEKMLERVEQGDPEGAIALGKKSSDFVARILIYALTHREQSLSTAFVRASSQELKRYQAGGAVLDTTVTAAPYLGLLGTVTGMMRVFGELGGSTDIASASNSLMGGIGEALIATMCGLAIAIFGLIPFNILNAQTEQAKHDIGDASNALTLLTNKGKEAHV, from the coding sequence ATGTGGCCGATTCTCATCACATCCTTTGTCTGCTTCACCGTGGCCATCGAGCGCGCGATCTTCATTATCCGCGAGATGATCAGCCGCCAGCCCGAGGTGGTGGAGAAGATGCTTGAGCGCGTCGAGCAGGGCGATCCCGAAGGCGCGATCGCCTTGGGCAAGAAGAGCAGCGATTTCGTGGCCCGCATCCTCATCTATGCGCTGACTCATCGCGAACAGTCCCTCTCCACCGCCTTCGTGCGCGCCTCCAGCCAGGAACTCAAGCGTTACCAGGCGGGCGGCGCGGTGCTCGACACCACCGTCACCGCCGCCCCTTACCTCGGCCTTCTCGGCACTGTCACCGGCATGATGAGGGTCTTCGGCGAGCTGGGCGGCTCCACCGACATCGCCTCCGCCTCCAACTCCCTCATGGGCGGCATCGGTGAGGCGCTCATCGCCACCATGTGCGGTCTGGCCATCGCCATCTTCGGCCTGATCCCGTTCAACATCCTTAACGCCCAGACGGAGCAGGCCAAACACGACATCGGCGACGCGTCCAACGCGCTCACCCTTCTCACCAATAAGGGAAAAGAAGCCCACGTCTAA
- a CDS encoding GxxExxY protein — MSDTPEQQPYDLSGKIIGLAMKIHSTLGPGFLESVYQNALAHELRRANIPFQTEVRLNVHYEDAIVGIFDADMVVTCSLIVENKSVQKLALAHEVQLVNYLTATKIEEGLLLNFGSDRLEFKKKYRHRSE; from the coding sequence ATGAGCGACACTCCGGAACAGCAGCCCTATGACCTCTCTGGAAAAATTATCGGATTGGCGATGAAAATTCACTCCACGCTCGGCCCGGGATTTCTCGAATCCGTCTATCAAAACGCCCTCGCCCACGAATTGCGCCGCGCAAACATCCCCTTCCAAACCGAAGTCCGCCTCAATGTTCATTACGAAGACGCCATCGTGGGTATTTTTGATGCCGACATGGTGGTCACCTGCTCGCTCATTGTTGAAAACAAATCCGTTCAAAAACTCGCCCTCGCGCATGAAGTGCAACTCGTCAATTACCTGACCGCCACGAAAATCGAGGAAGGACTGCTCCTCAACTTCGGCTCCGACCGCTTGGAATTTAAGAAAAAATACCGCCACCGCTCCGAATAA
- a CDS encoding DUF4838 domain-containing protein, with the protein MKPRKSIITAALILMVSLLSPLDAAEKNITVDFERCMIVIPNKRNEVVKYAIDELAAHIKLISGVDVPIAKKAEKGKFPIYVGIQFPDDKTEFKTEEARWVLTPNKGIYLYGRDKIGGKKEAIKTYKDAALSSGTEAGTLFAVYEFLENVLGIRWVEPGPKGTACTPAKSFSYTPSAGSYKPQLIQRHMRAAYSENFRARAIADGFIPADLQLSGEEFAQRQDDEQVWRRRMRMGRPTVNFTYGHAFTKWWDKYGHTHPEYFALNKNGKRAPMGAKRADRIKMCVSNPALIKQIVDDHFATSKGLVINACENDSRDFCTCDNCKALDVVLPGEENLAIDDRMLTDRYVHFVNAVLREAKKRDPRMQVAFYFYSRYNEPPRREKLDDGTIIFLLPNLGDQMDFNKYCDDWNKAGARIVFMRPNDLNQDTGLPHGFEEKMFSKLKIANNHFSLRGTDYDICYGFWPVSGVANYIMARGFYRPERSFENWNDEYCGVFGEASGDMKNYYAYWRQIWNKRIDANMELIQKLTGAGKLLLRTRISHLTDLLYDESDFDKTDAFLGNALKRNLTAWQKDRIENMQLANQHSRLKYRAMCANRLAATATVEEQKETAQALYDFRRRHRLDLNINWEQLIYLENRYEDNAGLMRLLGTESADKNLRTYWLETEAKFNETRGNYNTPLR; encoded by the coding sequence ATGAAGCCTCGCAAATCCATCATCACCGCCGCGCTGATTCTCATGGTCAGCTTGCTTTCCCCCCTCGACGCCGCCGAAAAAAATATCACTGTGGATTTTGAACGGTGCATGATTGTCATTCCCAACAAACGGAATGAGGTGGTCAAATATGCAATCGACGAACTGGCGGCCCATATAAAATTGATCAGCGGCGTGGATGTCCCCATCGCCAAGAAAGCGGAAAAGGGAAAGTTCCCCATTTATGTCGGCATCCAGTTTCCGGACGACAAGACTGAGTTCAAGACCGAGGAGGCTCGCTGGGTGCTCACCCCGAACAAAGGCATTTATCTCTACGGCCGGGACAAAATCGGCGGGAAAAAAGAGGCGATCAAAACCTACAAGGACGCCGCCCTTTCCTCCGGCACGGAGGCGGGCACGCTGTTCGCCGTGTATGAATTTCTGGAAAACGTCCTCGGCATCCGCTGGGTCGAACCGGGACCGAAAGGCACCGCTTGCACGCCGGCCAAATCCTTTTCCTACACGCCCTCGGCCGGCTCGTATAAACCGCAGCTTATCCAGCGCCACATGCGCGCGGCCTATAGCGAAAACTTCCGGGCGCGCGCGATTGCGGACGGATTCATCCCGGCGGATCTTCAACTAAGCGGCGAGGAGTTCGCACAACGCCAGGACGACGAGCAGGTATGGCGCCGCCGCATGCGCATGGGCAGGCCGACCGTGAACTTCACCTACGGTCACGCCTTCACCAAGTGGTGGGACAAATACGGCCACACGCACCCGGAGTATTTCGCGCTGAACAAGAATGGCAAGCGCGCCCCCATGGGGGCCAAACGGGCCGACCGCATAAAGATGTGCGTGAGCAACCCCGCCCTGATCAAGCAAATCGTGGACGATCATTTCGCCACCAGCAAGGGGCTGGTGATCAATGCCTGCGAAAACGACAGCCGCGACTTCTGCACCTGCGACAACTGCAAGGCGCTCGACGTCGTCCTGCCCGGCGAGGAAAACCTCGCCATCGATGACCGCATGCTCACCGACCGCTACGTGCATTTTGTCAACGCCGTGCTGCGCGAGGCCAAAAAGCGCGATCCGAGAATGCAGGTGGCGTTTTATTTCTACAGCCGCTACAACGAGCCGCCGCGCCGCGAAAAACTCGACGACGGCACCATCATATTCCTGCTGCCCAACCTCGGCGACCAGATGGATTTCAACAAATATTGCGACGACTGGAACAAGGCCGGCGCGCGCATCGTTTTCATGCGCCCCAATGACCTGAACCAGGACACCGGCCTGCCGCACGGGTTTGAGGAAAAAATGTTCTCCAAGCTCAAAATAGCGAACAATCACTTCAGCCTCCGCGGCACGGATTATGACATATGCTACGGTTTCTGGCCTGTTTCCGGAGTCGCGAATTATATCATGGCGCGCGGATTTTACCGCCCCGAACGCAGCTTCGAGAACTGGAATGACGAATACTGCGGCGTTTTTGGCGAGGCGTCCGGGGACATGAAGAACTACTATGCCTACTGGCGCCAGATATGGAACAAGCGCATAGACGCCAACATGGAACTGATTCAGAAACTGACGGGGGCGGGCAAGCTCCTGCTCCGCACAAGAATCTCGCACCTCACCGACTTGCTCTATGATGAAAGTGACTTCGACAAGACAGACGCGTTCCTCGGAAACGCCCTTAAACGAAATCTCACGGCATGGCAAAAGGACAGGATCGAAAACATGCAGCTCGCCAACCAGCACAGCCGCCTGAAATACCGCGCCATGTGCGCCAACCGACTGGCCGCCACCGCAACCGTGGAAGAACAGAAAGAAACCGCGCAGGCCCTTTATGATTTCCGCAGACGGCACAGGCTCGATTTGAACATCAATTGGGAACAATTGATCTATCTTGAAAATCGTTATGAAGACAATGCCGGTCTCATGCGTCTGCTCGGGACGGAATCGGCCGACAAGAACCTGCGCACTTACTGGCTGGAAACCGAGGCGAAATTTAATGAAACACGAGGCAACTATAACACACCCCTGCGCTGA
- the rplT gene encoding 50S ribosomal protein L20 has translation MPRVTNSPASRKRRKNTLKHAKGYFGNKSKLFRYAKEAVQHAWRYAYAHRRKKKGDFRALWIVRLNAACRNAGISYSRFIEGLKAANIGLDRKVLSDLAIRDEAAFNALVKQAQDALKTKAAAATKA, from the coding sequence ATGCCTCGTGTCACAAACTCACCCGCGTCGCGCAAGCGCCGCAAAAACACGCTGAAGCACGCCAAAGGCTACTTCGGCAACAAATCGAAGCTCTTCCGCTACGCGAAAGAAGCCGTCCAGCATGCCTGGCGCTACGCCTACGCGCACCGCCGCAAGAAAAAAGGCGATTTCCGCGCCCTCTGGATTGTCCGCCTCAACGCCGCCTGCCGCAACGCCGGCATCAGCTACAGCCGCTTCATCGAGGGCCTCAAGGCCGCCAACATCGGTCTGGACCGCAAGGTGCTCTCCGACTTGGCCATCCGCGACGAAGCCGCCTTTAACGCCCTGGTCAAGCAAGCCCAGGACGCGTTGAAGACCAAGGCCGCCGCCGCGACGAAAGCCTAA
- the rpmI gene encoding 50S ribosomal protein L35: protein MQKTKKSVAKRFKLTAKGKLVRRTPGFRHLLASKSTKQKRRASKDKLVAEGHAAPLLRCLPHGL, encoded by the coding sequence ATGCAAAAGACCAAAAAGTCCGTTGCCAAACGCTTCAAGCTTACCGCCAAAGGCAAGCTCGTGCGTCGCACTCCCGGCTTCCGTCACCTGCTCGCCTCGAAAAGCACCAAGCAAAAACGCCGTGCCTCCAAGGACAAGCTCGTTGCCGAAGGCCACGCCGCGCCGCTCCTCCGCTGCCTCCCGCACGGTCTCTAA
- a CDS encoding tetratricopeptide repeat protein — MTFFKSIFPRQSVLKMVLLLAGFAIPSWMAAQADEKPQLSDKVSEQVAALGKMLNDKQYDQLVDAVDKLIAQAKPNSFDIAYLSQMKVQAYLYKSAYAAAIAPLETALSLSERYKYFEKRGELELRWLLAQLYAQEAAMEKNPEVKRAKYNKAYETVRQWLNETPKPTVEALLFSASILYSQATDNADTPDLARLALAENECRKGLLLEVKPREQLYTLLIATLQVQSQALMVEAEKDEKAGKDSAAEKKAQGVAKLMEASKYLELLVQQNPNNSQYWGQLLNPYLIQAESLKEGTLQRQDAYAKAIITIERAQKAGFLKTPEDYFRLVGIYFNSNQFEGAIDLLESGLRDGRIEPTQKNWEMLAQTYVQIKDEKKALNSYKEIAKMFPKEGTIDMQIGNLLYNLDNYPEALKYMQSAVDKGVPRPGPLQFFIAYLMFELKQLDDAKAAVDKALTLAPESREAKDLKQAIDDAIKDRDARLNRNQPQQATAASKPTNKQA; from the coding sequence ATGACGTTTTTTAAATCCATTTTTCCCCGCCAATCCGTGCTCAAGATGGTTCTCCTTCTTGCAGGATTTGCCATTCCCTCGTGGATGGCCGCTCAGGCGGACGAAAAACCACAACTTTCGGACAAGGTGTCCGAGCAGGTGGCTGCGCTTGGAAAGATGCTGAACGACAAGCAATATGACCAGCTTGTCGACGCGGTTGACAAGCTGATCGCCCAGGCCAAGCCGAACAGCTTTGATATCGCCTACCTTTCACAGATGAAGGTGCAGGCATACCTGTATAAAAGCGCCTATGCCGCCGCCATCGCCCCCCTTGAGACCGCGCTCAGCCTCAGCGAGCGTTATAAGTATTTCGAGAAACGCGGCGAACTCGAGCTTCGCTGGCTGCTCGCGCAACTCTATGCGCAGGAAGCCGCGATGGAAAAAAATCCCGAGGTCAAGCGGGCAAAGTATAACAAAGCTTATGAAACCGTCCGCCAATGGTTGAATGAGACGCCAAAGCCGACCGTGGAGGCATTGCTCTTTTCCGCGTCGATTTTATACAGTCAGGCCACCGATAATGCGGACACGCCGGATCTCGCGCGCTTGGCCTTGGCCGAAAACGAATGCCGCAAGGGACTCCTTTTGGAAGTAAAACCGCGGGAGCAACTCTACACACTTTTGATCGCCACCTTGCAGGTGCAATCGCAGGCACTCATGGTGGAGGCGGAAAAAGATGAAAAAGCGGGCAAGGACTCCGCCGCCGAAAAAAAGGCACAGGGCGTGGCAAAATTGATGGAGGCCTCGAAGTATCTTGAGCTGCTCGTTCAACAAAATCCAAACAACAGCCAATACTGGGGCCAGTTGCTGAATCCCTACTTGATTCAGGCAGAGAGCCTCAAGGAAGGAACGCTGCAAAGACAGGACGCCTATGCCAAGGCGATCATCACCATTGAGCGCGCCCAGAAAGCGGGATTCCTGAAGACACCGGAGGATTATTTCCGCTTGGTTGGAATTTATTTCAACTCCAATCAATTCGAGGGGGCGATTGATCTGCTGGAAAGCGGACTGCGGGACGGCAGGATCGAGCCGACGCAGAAGAATTGGGAGATGCTCGCCCAGACTTATGTCCAGATCAAGGACGAGAAAAAGGCGCTCAATAGCTACAAGGAGATCGCAAAGATGTTCCCCAAGGAAGGGACGATCGACATGCAGATTGGCAACCTGCTCTATAATCTGGATAATTATCCCGAGGCGCTTAAATACATGCAGTCCGCCGTGGACAAGGGAGTCCCCCGCCCGGGGCCGCTGCAATTTTTTATCGCTTACCTCATGTTTGAGCTCAAGCAGCTTGATGACGCCAAGGCGGCCGTGGACAAGGCGCTGACGCTCGCGCCTGAATCGCGCGAGGCCAAGGATCTCAAGCAGGCCATTGACGATGCAATCAAGGACCGGGATGCGCGACTGAACAGAAATCAACCGCAACAAGCAACGGCCGCATCCAAACCGACCAACAAACAAGCCTAA
- a CDS encoding energy transducer TonB: MRRDLIIGLLASLAFHGGLGYGGKIWDSIFPSSKADTAHSQTTQVDLYVPPPLPEEPVEIDPTQSDEPAVDVATIAPPSLMAVPSSVSVTDFTTAIPPPPPPSLGAPSNTVTIPAGPPATGRVSSNLGQVFNLADLDQQPAVRGVRQAPVYPFEMKRNGINGEVILQFIVDMNGTVRDVEVIRSTHREFEKPAMDAVYKWRFRPGRKGGKAVNTRMQVPINFTLSEDE; the protein is encoded by the coding sequence ATGCGCCGCGATTTAATCATAGGACTGCTCGCTTCCCTCGCCTTTCACGGAGGTTTGGGTTATGGCGGGAAGATTTGGGATTCGATTTTTCCATCTTCGAAGGCTGACACCGCCCATAGCCAAACGACGCAGGTGGACCTGTATGTTCCGCCACCGCTGCCCGAGGAACCGGTGGAGATTGATCCGACCCAGTCGGACGAGCCCGCGGTCGATGTCGCCACGATTGCCCCGCCCAGTCTGATGGCTGTCCCCAGTTCCGTGTCGGTCACCGATTTCACGACTGCGATTCCGCCGCCGCCGCCGCCATCCTTGGGTGCGCCCTCCAATACCGTCACGATTCCGGCCGGTCCTCCGGCTACCGGTCGTGTGAGCAGCAATCTCGGACAAGTCTTTAACCTTGCGGACCTCGATCAGCAGCCCGCCGTGCGCGGCGTCCGTCAGGCGCCGGTGTATCCGTTTGAGATGAAACGCAACGGTATCAACGGCGAGGTGATTCTCCAATTCATCGTGGATATGAACGGGACCGTCCGTGATGTTGAAGTGATTCGTTCCACTCATCGCGAGTTTGAGAAGCCGGCCATGGATGCGGTGTATAAATGGCGTTTCCGTCCCGGTCGCAAGGGCGGCAAGGCGGTGAACACCCGCATGCAGGTTCCCATCAACTTCACCCTCTCCGAGGACGAGTAA
- a CDS encoding amino acid ABC transporter substrate-binding protein: MKVRAFLGFMSLTASLLFGGCAKKETPSTHSLSSPETQTIIVGLDDNFPPMGFRDEQHRLVGFDIDLAREACKRMGVAVEFKPIDWSAKEAELNSKRVDVLWNGLTITEERKKKIAFTAPYMENHQIIVVTGKSGIKDKAGLAGKVVGVQEGSSAVQAVEKDAKIRNSFKGLKSFGDNVTALMDLSAGRLDAVVVDEVVGRYYTSKRPGEYIILMEHFGTEDYGVGTRNDDIELLAKLQKALDDMKADGTSARIAVQWFGANIVK, from the coding sequence ATGAAAGTCCGCGCCTTCCTTGGATTCATGAGTCTGACCGCGAGTTTGCTGTTTGGCGGCTGTGCCAAAAAAGAAACACCTTCAACTCATTCCCTCTCTTCGCCAGAAACCCAGACCATCATCGTGGGCCTCGATGATAATTTTCCTCCCATGGGCTTCCGCGACGAGCAGCACCGGCTCGTCGGCTTCGACATCGATCTCGCCCGCGAAGCGTGCAAACGCATGGGCGTTGCAGTGGAATTCAAACCCATCGACTGGAGCGCCAAGGAAGCCGAGCTCAACAGCAAACGCGTGGATGTTCTCTGGAACGGCCTGACCATCACCGAGGAACGCAAAAAGAAAATCGCCTTCACCGCGCCCTACATGGAAAATCACCAGATCATCGTCGTCACCGGTAAATCCGGCATCAAGGACAAAGCCGGGCTCGCCGGCAAGGTGGTCGGCGTGCAGGAAGGCAGCAGCGCCGTGCAGGCGGTGGAAAAGGATGCGAAAATCCGCAATTCATTCAAGGGCCTGAAGTCCTTCGGTGACAATGTCACCGCTCTCATGGACCTGAGCGCGGGACGCCTCGATGCCGTCGTTGTGGATGAAGTTGTCGGTCGCTATTATACATCGAAAAGGCCTGGTGAATATATTATATTGATGGAACACTTCGGCACCGAGGACTATGGCGTCGGCACGCGCAATGATGATATAGAACTGCTGGCCAAATTGCAAAAAGCGCTCGACGATATGAAGGCTGACGGCACCTCCGCGCGCATCGCCGTGCAGTGGTTCGGTGCGAATATCGTCAAATAA
- a CDS encoding ExbD/TolR family protein: MAEVEVKNPFDTGGKKKARIEIIPLIDVIFFLLATFVLFTLSLNKIQSQESKLPTPVPTKDTPPEPPAVVQVSDGDSVFFNRDITTIRELTHHITSYKNTSMANGTVPKVIITGDDRAKYGRLIQALDIAVSSGIERENISFETAYRPSGR; this comes from the coding sequence ATGGCTGAAGTTGAAGTAAAAAATCCATTCGACACAGGCGGCAAAAAGAAGGCGCGCATCGAGATCATCCCTCTGATCGACGTTATCTTTTTTCTGCTGGCGACTTTCGTTCTGTTCACGTTATCCCTGAACAAAATCCAATCGCAGGAAAGCAAACTGCCCACGCCGGTACCCACTAAAGACACGCCGCCCGAACCACCCGCCGTGGTGCAAGTCTCGGATGGCGATTCCGTGTTTTTTAATCGTGACATCACGACCATTCGTGAGCTGACACACCATATAACATCATACAAAAACACCTCGATGGCGAACGGGACGGTGCCCAAGGTGATCATAACGGGCGATGATCGCGCAAAGTATGGACGCCTCATCCAGGCGCTGGACATCGCGGTCAGCTCGGGCATTGAGCGTGAAAACATTTCATTTGAAACCGCTTATCGTCCATCGGGACGCTGA
- the pheS gene encoding phenylalanine--tRNA ligase subunit alpha: MQTQLTALLEQARAELLTLKARPEFEAAKARYVGPNGALTACMKQMGGLPKEQKPIVGKLINEVKTALAAELDATLARIEAAELDAQLGPPIDPTLPSPDDHEGLRHPLTQTRDLIAATFRKLGFVIAEGPELESEWFCFDALNTPDDHPARDMQDTLYFPPATRATETTKKADEAYVLRPHTSSVQIRTMLARKPPIRIVAPGRCFRRDTVDATHSANFHQIEGLWVDRNVTVRDLKSVLDSFVREIFGATAQTRLRPSFFPFTEPSFEMDIKAPNLGRLSDRWLEIMGCGLVDPKVFKNVDIDPEQWTGLAFGMGIERIAMLIHGIDDIRHFYANDLRFLRQFA; encoded by the coding sequence ATGCAAACCCAGCTCACCGCTCTCCTCGAACAAGCCCGCGCCGAACTTCTCACGCTCAAGGCGCGCCCCGAGTTTGAGGCCGCCAAGGCCCGCTACGTCGGACCCAACGGCGCCCTCACCGCCTGCATGAAACAAATGGGCGGCCTTCCCAAGGAGCAAAAGCCCATCGTCGGCAAACTCATCAACGAAGTAAAAACCGCCCTTGCCGCCGAACTCGACGCCACCCTCGCCCGCATCGAGGCCGCCGAACTCGACGCCCAGCTCGGCCCGCCCATCGACCCCACCCTCCCCTCGCCCGACGACCACGAGGGACTCCGCCACCCGCTCACCCAAACCCGCGACCTCATCGCCGCCACCTTCCGCAAGCTCGGCTTCGTCATCGCCGAGGGCCCCGAGCTGGAAAGCGAGTGGTTCTGCTTCGACGCCCTCAACACCCCCGACGACCACCCCGCCCGCGACATGCAGGACACCCTCTACTTTCCCCCCGCGACCCGCGCCACCGAAACCACCAAGAAAGCCGACGAAGCTTACGTCCTGCGTCCCCACACCAGCTCCGTGCAAATCCGCACGATGCTCGCGCGCAAGCCCCCCATCCGCATCGTCGCCCCCGGACGCTGCTTCCGCCGCGACACCGTCGATGCCACCCATTCCGCCAATTTCCACCAAATCGAGGGCCTCTGGGTTGATCGCAACGTCACCGTCCGCGACCTCAAGAGCGTGCTCGACAGCTTTGTGCGCGAGATCTTCGGCGCCACCGCGCAGACCCGCCTGCGCCCCAGCTTCTTCCCCTTCACCGAGCCGAGTTTCGAGATGGACATCAAGGCCCCCAACCTCGGCCGCCTCAGCGACCGCTGGCTGGAAATCATGGGGTGCGGCCTCGTTGACCCGAAAGTTTTCAAGAACGTCGACATCGACCCGGAGCAATGGACCGGCCTTGCCTTCGGCATGGGCATCGAACGCATTGCCATGCTCATCCACGGCATCGACGACATCCGCCACTTCTACGCCAACGACCTCCGCTTCCTCCGCCAGTTCGCATGA